In the genome of Leucobacter luti, one region contains:
- a CDS encoding RNA helicase: protein MSLQQALERARANGTGGADEAFAAFEEWALEERGLQLYPAQEEAVLGITLGSNVILATPTGTGKSLVAIGAHFIALVEGRRTVYTAPIKALVSEKFFDLVEVFGAERVGMITGDSSINSDAPILCCTAEILANLAIRDKNVDNPETGGITQVIMDEFHYYADPDRGWAWQVPLLLMHDAQFLLMSATLGDVTELASDLSDATGRDTALVTGVERPVPLSFSYEVAPAHEVVEQLIADRETPAYLVHFNQSHAVEQAQALASIKIVDRAGRDEIAAAIGEFRFSTGFGNTLSRLVRSGIGVHHAGMLPRYRRLVEQLAQRGLLRVICGTDTLGVGINVPIRTVVITALTKFDGEKMRRLSAREFHQISGRAGRAGYDTEGDVIALAPEHEIENAKAVAKAAAKASAGTGGKKAKPVKKKSAPQGFVAWSEQTFEKLISSEPEPLVSRMRVTHAMVLGVIGRGEEWEGEALNTMQMLIFDSHEPRAAQFAHARTALSIFRTLRNGGIVEIHEDERGQRLLRLTVELQANFALNQPLSPFALAAIELLDPESESYPLDVISIIEATLENPRAIVRAQEYRARGEAVAAMKAEGIEYEERMELLEAITYPQPLKELLDEAFHEYVKEVPWARDYELRPKSIVRDMVERAFGFRDLVSFYQLGRAEGGVLRYLSDAYRAIERTVPEQAKNPALEELIDWLGELVRQVDSSLIDEWNELANPDPEAHRATTAGGIDLAPPARSVLTNERAFGVMLRNALFRRVQAAAFERYAELAELDGPHGFGEQRWRDALAGYYTEYDEIRTDTDARAAALLEIDRGADAQAAGVWKFRQVLLDPAGDRDWAIEGVIDLEATEAEGEPAVRVQRVGPLTGE, encoded by the coding sequence ATGAGCCTGCAACAGGCGCTCGAGCGTGCGCGAGCCAACGGCACAGGCGGTGCCGACGAGGCGTTCGCTGCGTTCGAAGAGTGGGCGCTGGAGGAACGGGGGCTGCAACTGTACCCAGCGCAGGAGGAAGCTGTGCTCGGCATCACCCTCGGCAGCAATGTGATTCTCGCCACGCCAACAGGCACCGGCAAATCGCTCGTGGCAATCGGTGCGCACTTTATTGCCCTGGTCGAGGGGCGGCGCACGGTCTACACCGCGCCGATTAAGGCGCTCGTGAGCGAGAAGTTCTTCGACCTTGTTGAGGTATTCGGTGCCGAGCGCGTCGGAATGATCACCGGTGACTCGTCGATCAACTCTGATGCCCCGATCCTGTGCTGCACCGCAGAGATTCTCGCAAACCTCGCGATTCGAGACAAGAACGTCGACAATCCGGAGACGGGCGGGATCACTCAGGTGATCATGGACGAGTTCCACTACTACGCCGACCCAGACCGCGGCTGGGCGTGGCAGGTCCCGCTGCTGCTGATGCACGACGCGCAGTTCCTGCTCATGTCCGCAACACTTGGCGACGTCACCGAGCTCGCCTCGGATCTCAGCGACGCAACGGGGCGCGACACTGCGCTTGTCACCGGAGTTGAACGGCCGGTGCCCCTCAGCTTCAGCTACGAAGTGGCCCCAGCGCACGAGGTGGTCGAGCAGCTCATCGCTGATCGTGAGACTCCGGCGTATCTCGTGCACTTCAACCAGTCACACGCGGTCGAGCAGGCACAGGCGCTCGCATCGATCAAGATTGTCGATCGCGCCGGACGCGACGAGATCGCAGCGGCGATTGGCGAGTTCCGTTTCTCCACCGGCTTTGGCAACACACTGTCTCGGCTCGTCCGCTCCGGGATCGGCGTGCACCACGCAGGGATGTTGCCGCGCTATCGCCGCCTCGTCGAACAGCTCGCCCAGCGCGGCCTGTTACGCGTCATCTGCGGCACTGACACGCTCGGTGTCGGCATCAATGTGCCGATCCGCACCGTCGTGATCACGGCGCTCACCAAGTTCGACGGCGAGAAGATGCGCAGACTCTCCGCGCGCGAGTTTCATCAGATCTCGGGCCGCGCTGGGCGAGCGGGCTACGACACTGAGGGTGACGTGATCGCTCTCGCGCCCGAACATGAGATTGAGAATGCGAAAGCCGTGGCGAAGGCCGCAGCCAAAGCGTCAGCCGGCACAGGCGGGAAGAAGGCCAAGCCGGTCAAGAAGAAATCGGCTCCGCAGGGCTTCGTCGCGTGGAGCGAGCAGACCTTCGAAAAGCTCATCAGCTCAGAGCCCGAGCCGCTCGTGAGCCGTATGCGGGTAACGCACGCCATGGTGCTCGGTGTGATCGGCCGCGGTGAGGAGTGGGAGGGCGAGGCCCTCAACACGATGCAGATGCTGATCTTCGATAGCCACGAGCCGCGCGCGGCCCAGTTCGCGCACGCGCGCACCGCACTGTCGATCTTCCGCACGCTCCGCAACGGCGGCATTGTTGAAATTCACGAGGATGAGCGCGGCCAGCGCCTACTCCGGCTCACGGTGGAACTGCAGGCGAACTTCGCACTGAACCAGCCGCTCTCACCGTTTGCGCTCGCCGCGATTGAGCTGCTCGATCCCGAGTCTGAGTCCTATCCGCTCGACGTGATCTCGATCATCGAGGCGACGCTCGAGAATCCGCGCGCGATCGTGCGCGCGCAGGAGTATCGCGCCCGAGGCGAGGCCGTTGCTGCGATGAAGGCCGAGGGGATCGAATACGAGGAGCGTATGGAGCTGCTCGAAGCGATCACCTACCCCCAGCCGCTGAAAGAACTGCTTGACGAGGCCTTCCACGAATACGTGAAAGAGGTACCGTGGGCGCGCGACTACGAGCTGCGACCGAAATCGATCGTGCGCGACATGGTTGAGCGAGCCTTCGGATTCCGGGACCTGGTGTCGTTCTATCAGCTCGGGCGTGCTGAGGGCGGTGTGCTGCGCTACCTGAGCGACGCGTACCGTGCCATCGAGCGGACAGTGCCGGAGCAAGCCAAGAACCCAGCGCTCGAAGAGCTCATCGATTGGCTCGGCGAGCTGGTGCGCCAGGTGGATTCCAGCCTGATCGACGAGTGGAACGAGCTCGCGAACCCGGATCCCGAGGCGCACCGCGCCACGACTGCTGGTGGCATCGATCTCGCGCCGCCAGCCCGCTCCGTACTCACCAACGAGCGTGCGTTCGGGGTCATGCTGCGCAACGCGTTGTTCCGTCGCGTGCAGGCGGCGGCATTCGAGCGCTATGCCGAGCTTGCAGAACTTGACGGTCCGCACGGGTTCGGAGAGCAGCGCTGGCGCGACGCGCTCGCCGGGTATTACACGGAGTACGACGAGATTCGCACCGACACTGACGCGCGCGCTGCGGCCCTGCTCGAGATCGACCGCGGTGCTGATGCGCAAGCAGCCGGAGTGTGGAAGTTTCGGCAGGTGCTGCTCGACCCTGCGGGCGACCGCGACTGGGCAATCGAAGGGGTCATTGACCTGGAGGCCACGGAGGCCGAGGGCGAACCCGCGGTGCGCGTGCAGCGCGTAGGACCCTTGACGGGCGAGTAA
- a CDS encoding Ppx/GppA phosphatase family protein, translating to MRLGVIDVGSNTVHLLVVDAHPGASPDPYHSQRSVLRLMRYLDSDGAIVEEGVRLIVAAIAESVRIAHEIGVDDLICTATSAIREAANGEAVLARIAKETGVSLHVLSGEDEARITMLAVRRWLGWSAGEILLFDIGGGSFEIAQGADEYPDVQVSLPLGAGRTTINYLAEDPPPREAVSALRMHARNEFTRVREELFLDRPRPKRVVGTSKTIRSLARLIGGPSDPETGDLAPLHYAGLREWEPTLRDMPSNVREYLPGITPERGYQIMAGAIVLRTAMKVFEVSTLTISPWALREGIVLRYIDALDGRGAEPVEEADEAAAPSEAPAPNEAPAPNEAPAPAEFGSPRTA from the coding sequence ATGCGCCTCGGAGTAATCGACGTTGGGTCCAACACCGTCCACCTGCTGGTGGTTGATGCTCACCCCGGTGCGAGCCCTGACCCGTACCACTCGCAGCGCTCAGTGCTGAGACTCATGCGCTACCTCGACTCGGACGGTGCCATCGTCGAAGAGGGAGTGCGCCTGATCGTCGCGGCGATCGCTGAGTCAGTGCGCATCGCCCACGAGATCGGCGTCGATGATCTGATCTGCACGGCGACCAGTGCCATCCGCGAGGCCGCCAATGGTGAAGCCGTGCTCGCGCGCATTGCCAAGGAAACGGGTGTCTCGCTGCACGTGCTCTCCGGCGAAGACGAGGCGCGGATCACGATGCTCGCGGTGCGTCGCTGGCTCGGTTGGTCCGCTGGCGAGATCCTCCTCTTCGATATCGGGGGCGGCTCGTTCGAAATCGCGCAGGGCGCGGACGAGTATCCGGACGTACAGGTGTCGCTCCCGCTCGGGGCAGGGCGCACCACGATCAACTATCTCGCCGAGGATCCGCCGCCGCGGGAGGCCGTCTCCGCGCTGCGAATGCACGCGCGCAACGAATTCACCCGGGTGCGCGAGGAGCTGTTCCTCGACCGGCCACGCCCGAAGCGTGTGGTGGGTACCTCGAAGACGATCCGTTCGCTTGCCCGGCTCATCGGGGGCCCCTCGGATCCAGAAACCGGTGATCTCGCTCCGCTCCACTACGCGGGTCTGCGGGAGTGGGAGCCCACCCTGCGAGACATGCCCTCGAACGTGCGTGAGTATTTGCCTGGCATCACTCCGGAGCGCGGCTATCAGATCATGGCGGGTGCGATCGTGCTGCGCACCGCCATGAAAGTGTTCGAAGTTTCGACTCTCACGATCTCGCCGTGGGCGCTGCGCGAAGGCATCGTGCTCCGCTACATTGATGCGCTTGACGGGCGCGGGGCTGAGCCCGTTGAAGAAGCCGACGAAGCTGCGGCGCCGAGCGAAGCTCCGGCACCCAACGAAGCTCCGGCACCCAACGAAGCTCCGGCACCCGCTGAGTTCGGATCCCCGCGTACCGCATAG
- a CDS encoding LysR family transcriptional regulator has protein sequence MIDLRQLQALRAVHRTGSVTQAARSLGWSQPTVDYHLRNLDALVGGPLLERSTRGSTLTPVGHLLLDRAQEILTLSERALRDAHEFTHMGHARLRFGTFPTAAARLLPAIAEQLADLSIELDAVLEEVAPLVTDVNRRELDAALVYTVPGRELPFRSDVITTEVLRDPLLLALPEGHPLATRASISLDTLLTLHSERWLLGATQNDPMDAVVVDAFADAGHTLEVAIRTDDFQVMLGMIAARMVIGLVAKLAAGPSHPGVVLLPIEDPAFARSVLLAAPADGVSGQPSTAVRQLAVAIRHAVAGLD, from the coding sequence GTGATCGATTTGCGCCAACTGCAGGCACTCCGCGCCGTGCACCGGACGGGGTCGGTCACCCAAGCGGCGCGCAGCCTCGGGTGGAGTCAGCCGACCGTCGATTACCACCTCAGAAACCTCGACGCGCTGGTCGGCGGCCCACTGCTCGAGCGCAGCACACGCGGGAGCACACTCACTCCCGTCGGCCACCTCCTGCTCGATCGCGCGCAAGAGATCTTGACCCTCAGTGAACGGGCGCTCCGAGACGCACATGAATTCACCCACATGGGACACGCACGACTGCGCTTCGGCACATTCCCCACCGCGGCAGCCAGGCTCTTGCCCGCGATCGCCGAGCAACTTGCCGATCTGAGCATTGAGCTCGACGCGGTCTTGGAGGAGGTAGCGCCGCTTGTTACCGACGTCAATCGGCGCGAGCTCGACGCGGCGCTTGTGTACACCGTGCCCGGCCGCGAACTCCCCTTCCGGTCAGATGTCATTACCACCGAAGTGCTGCGCGATCCTCTGCTCCTCGCGCTCCCCGAGGGGCACCCGCTCGCGACCCGCGCTTCGATCAGCCTCGATACACTCCTCACGCTGCACTCAGAGCGCTGGTTGCTTGGTGCCACGCAGAACGACCCCATGGACGCCGTGGTGGTCGACGCCTTCGCGGACGCCGGGCACACGCTCGAGGTTGCGATCCGAACCGATGATTTTCAGGTGATGCTCGGCATGATCGCAGCGCGCATGGTCATTGGCCTTGTCGCGAAATTGGCCGCGGGCCCGAGTCATCCCGGTGTCGTACTGCTCCCGATCGAAGATCCTGCGTTCGCCCGTTCGGTGCTTCTCGCCGCCCCTGCGGACGGCGTAAGCGGGCAGCCCTCCACGGCGGTGCGCCAACTCGCGGTCGCGATCCGGCACGCCGTCGCGGGGCTGGACTAG
- a CDS encoding aminotransferase class I/II-fold pyridoxal phosphate-dependent enzyme, translated as MLYADAAPTVVAHTATDSIAPAAGATVPAASRAERLRRHQVTPYADALERYIQRNPVHLMVPGHGGSDLGLSTKLAGFLGERTLQLDVPMLLEGIDLESESPLDAALALAADAWGAKRTWFLTNGASQANRTAALAARGLGEHLLAQRSAHSSFSDGVLLAGITPSYVFPTVDAAHGMAHGVSPAALDEALTLAAAEGRAAAAVYVISPSYFGSVSDVRGLADVAHAHGAPLIVDGAWGPHFGFHPELPESPARLGADLVISSTHKLAGSLTQSAMLHLGHGPLAAQLEPFVERALSMTSSTSTSSIMRASLDIARSALATGEEAIGHSVEVAQRFREILRADPRFDVVSDHFDRFPDIVETDLLRVPIDVSAVGVSAHWLRNRLIEDHALFFEMATATTLVAVIGAGKTPDVDAVYAALDAVVESDAAAAERASNAATEAFPPMPVPGARRLTPRDGFFGDTELVSAEAAIGRVSADTLAAYPPGIPNVMPGEEITPEAVGFLQAVAASPTGYVRGALDAGVTQFRVIRDPQGPEA; from the coding sequence ATGCTCTACGCCGATGCCGCGCCCACTGTAGTTGCGCACACCGCCACCGATTCCATCGCACCTGCTGCTGGCGCCACCGTTCCCGCCGCCTCGCGGGCTGAGCGACTGCGTCGTCATCAGGTGACGCCGTACGCCGACGCGCTGGAGCGCTACATCCAGCGCAATCCCGTCCACCTGATGGTGCCGGGCCACGGGGGGAGCGACCTCGGACTGAGCACGAAGCTTGCAGGCTTCCTCGGTGAGCGCACACTCCAACTCGACGTTCCCATGCTGCTCGAAGGGATCGATCTCGAATCCGAATCCCCGCTTGACGCCGCGCTCGCACTTGCCGCTGATGCGTGGGGCGCAAAACGCACGTGGTTTCTGACCAACGGGGCCTCCCAGGCGAACCGCACCGCCGCGCTCGCAGCGCGCGGGCTCGGAGAGCACCTCCTGGCGCAGCGGAGTGCGCACTCGAGTTTCAGCGACGGCGTGTTGCTCGCGGGGATCACCCCCTCCTACGTGTTTCCGACGGTGGATGCCGCGCACGGCATGGCACACGGTGTCTCGCCTGCAGCGCTCGATGAGGCGCTCACGCTCGCGGCAGCCGAGGGACGTGCCGCGGCAGCGGTCTACGTTATTTCACCGAGTTACTTCGGCTCGGTCTCAGACGTACGCGGGCTTGCGGATGTCGCCCACGCGCATGGTGCACCGCTGATCGTCGACGGCGCATGGGGCCCCCACTTCGGGTTCCACCCGGAACTGCCCGAGTCACCCGCGCGACTCGGTGCGGATCTCGTCATTTCCAGCACGCACAAGCTCGCCGGATCATTGACGCAGTCAGCAATGCTGCACTTGGGCCACGGGCCACTCGCCGCACAGCTCGAACCCTTCGTCGAGCGGGCGCTGTCAATGACCTCCTCAACGTCCACGAGCTCCATCATGCGTGCCTCGCTCGACATTGCACGTTCGGCTCTCGCGACAGGCGAGGAAGCGATCGGACATTCCGTTGAAGTTGCGCAGCGTTTCCGCGAGATCCTGCGTGCGGATCCCCGCTTCGACGTGGTGAGCGATCACTTCGATCGTTTCCCCGATATCGTCGAAACGGACCTGCTCCGGGTCCCGATCGATGTCTCGGCGGTGGGAGTGAGCGCGCACTGGCTGCGCAACCGCCTGATCGAGGATCACGCGCTGTTCTTCGAAATGGCGACCGCCACCACGCTCGTTGCCGTCATCGGCGCCGGGAAGACCCCGGACGTTGACGCGGTATACGCTGCACTCGATGCTGTCGTGGAATCGGATGCCGCGGCTGCCGAGCGTGCGTCGAACGCTGCGACCGAGGCTTTTCCTCCGATGCCCGTTCCCGGTGCGCGTCGCCTCACCCCGCGTGATGGCTTCTTCGGCGACACTGAGCTGGTGTCGGCGGAGGCAGCGATCGGACGAGTCTCCGCCGACACACTCGCCGCGTACCCGCCAGGGATCCCGAACGTCATGCCCGGAGAGGAAATTACGCCCGAGGCAGTCGGATTCTTGCAGGCCGTTGCAGCATCACCCACGGGGTACGTCCGCGGGGCGCTTGATGCCGGAGTCACGCAATTCCGGGTGATCCGGGACCCGCAGGGCCCCGAGGCGTAG